The Streptomyces asoensis DNA window GGGCGTACCGCGCGGACCAGCTGCCCTCCACGCACCCGATCACCGCCGACATCCGCGACCTCCAGGACGCGAAGCTGAACTTCGACGGCATCACGTACGCCAAGGGCGCCTCCGTGCTGAAGCAGCTGGTGGCGTACGTCGGCCAGGACGCGTTCCTCGAGGGCGCCCGGCGCTATTTCAAGCGGCACGCGTACGGCAACACGCGCCTGGGCGACCTGCTGTCGGTGCTCGGGGAGACCAGCGGCAGGGACATGGGCGGCTGGGCGCGTTCCTGGCTCCAGACGGCGGGCGTGAACTCGCTGACCCCGCAGGTGCTGCTGGACCCCGAAGGCCGGATCGACGAGCTGGCGGTGCTCCAGGAGGCCCCCGAGGCGTATCCGGAACTGCGGCCGCACCGGGTCGCGATCGGCCTGTACCGCCGCGAGGAGGGCCGTCTCGTGCGCTACGCGCGCGCCGAGACGGACGTGGACGGACCGCGCACGGTCGTCACGGAGCTGGCGGGCGCGCAGGCGCCGGAGCTGGTGCTGGTCAACGACGACGACCTGACCTACTGCAAGATCCGTTTCGACGAGACCTCGCTGGCCACCCTGCGTGAGCACCTGGGTTCGATGACGGACCCGCTGGCGCGCGCGCTGTGCTGGTCCGCGCTGTGGAACCTGACCCGTGACGCGCTGCTGCCCGCGTCCGGCTTCGTGGAGCTGGTGGCACGGTTCGCACACCGCGAGTCCGACATCGGCGTCCTTCAGATGCTGCACGCCTGGACGGGTTCGGCGCTGGTCCACTACGCGCCGCGGTCGTGGCGCACGGCGGGCGAGGCGCTGGCGGCCGAGGTCGCGCTGCGGGACCTGCGGGCGGCCGAGCCGGGCAGCGAGCACCAGCTCGCCTGGGCGCGCTTCTTCGCGACGGTGGCGTCCTCGGAGGCCGATTTCGAGCTGCTGCGGGGCCTGCTGGAGGGCACCGCGCAGATCGACGGCCTGGTGGTGGACCAGGAGCTGCGCTGGGTGTTCCTGGAGCCGCTGGTCGCGCACGGGCTCGCCGACGAGAAGGCCCTGGCGGCCGAACTGGCCCGGGACGACACGGCGTCCGGCAAGCGGCACCAGGTCCGCTGCCTCGCGGCCCGCCCGTCGGCCGCCGTCAAGGCGCAGGCGTGGGCCCAGCTGCTGGAGTCGGACTCGCTGTCCAACGCGCTGGTGGAGGCGACGATCGCCGGGTTCGACCAGTCCTCCCAGCGGGAGCTGCTCGCGCCGTACACCGAGCGGTACTTCGCGTCGATCGAGCGGATCTGGGCCGAGCGGTCGATCCAGATCGCGATGACGATCGTCAGGGGTCTGTTCCCGGCGCTCCAGGACTCCCCCGCGACGCTGGAGGCGACGGACGCGTGGCTGGCGGCGCACGGGTCGGCGGCCCCGGCGCTGCGACGGCTGGTGCTGGAGGCACGCGACGACCTGGCCCGGTCGCTGCGCGCCCAGGAGGCCGACGCGACGGCCCCGATCGGCTGACATCTTTGGCCAAGGATTCCGCCGACGGTCACCGTTACGGAATTCAGGCAATCCGACCCGTAACCCCTGGCTCCCCCGTTCGGGACCAGGGGTTTTCGGCCCCTCATCGGCATCCGAACACCCGTCCTTTAGGGCGGGCTTGTCCCGGTTCGTCGACGGGCGTGTAACAGGGGTTAGGAGGCCGCGCGGGCGCGGAATCCACGGTGCATGAACCACCACAACACCCCCCTCCCCCAGGTCCCCCCGGCGTCCCCCCGCCCCGTCCGCCACCTCTCCGAGGTGCAGCGCCGCGTCACGACCACGGGCCGGCTGCGCGCACAGGGCGTCGCACCGGCCGACGCGGACGAGCAGTGCCGCCCCGGGGGCCCCTGGCAGCAGCTGCTCCCCGGCGTCTACCTGCTCCACCCGGGCCCGCCGACCAGCGAGGAGCGGCTGCACGCCGTGCTGACGTACGCGGGCCGCGACACGGCGACACCGCCGCCCGCGGTGCCGGTGCAGCCGGGCTCGGGGGACCCGCACCGGCCGGTGTACCGGGACGTGATGATCACCGGCCTGGCGGCCCTGAACCTGCACGGCATCGCGTCCGCTCCCCCGCTCCCGTCCCTGGAGCACATCGACGTCCTGGTCCCGCGGCTGCGCAGGCTGCGCTCCACGGGCTGCGCCCACGTGGTCCGCGCGACCGTGCTGCCGGACGCGGAGCACGCGACGGGCGTTCCGGTGGCCCCGGTGCCCCGCGCGCTCGCCGACGCCGTCGCGGGGCTCACGGACGCGACGGTGGTACGGCGGCTGCTGACGGAGGCGGTGCGCGGGGGCCACTGCGAACCGGCCGCGGTGGTGCGGGAGCTGAGCAACGCCAAGCTGCTGGGCCGCCCGCACGTGGTGGACGCGGTGGACTCGCTGCTCGCGGAGGGCCGCGCGATCGCCGAGCAGCGCCTCTACACGATGGTCCGCGAGTACGGCCTTCCCGACCCGGTGTGGAACGTGGACCTGCGTCTGCCCGGCGGCCCCCACCTGGGCGGCCTGGACGCGTACTGGCCGGAGCAGGCGGTGGCGGTCGAACTGGACACCCGGGCGCCGCGGCAGGACGAGGACGCGCTCTGGTCGGAGTACGTCCGCAAGCGGGAGCATCTGGAGCGGCTGGGCATCACGGTCGTGCACATCACGCCGAAGAAGCTCAGGGACACGATGGAGCAGCAGGCGGCGGTGGTCCGCACGGCGCTGATGGCCTCGGGCGACCGGGACCCCGCCGCGTACGTCGTGGTCCTGCCCCGGTAGTGACGGACCGGGGCGGCGCCAGGAGGGGAGAGGAGGGGCCGCCGGACAGCGTCCGGCGGCCCCTCCTCACGCCGGCCCGGCCGTCCCCGACGCGGGTGAGGGGGGTGACGGCGGTGGCGCGGGGGCGACCGGCGCGGGCACGGACACCCGTCCGTCGGCGGGCCGTTCACGCCACATCGCCAGCGCGGTGTCCACCAGCCGGACCCGGGTGAGCGCGGGCACCGCGTCGAGGTCGTGCCAGGCGGCCAGGTCGGTGGAACCGCCGACCTCGAAGCGCAGCTCGCCCCCGGTGATCCGGCCCTCGTAGACGATGCGGATCCCGTGATGGTCCACGGGGCCGCGCAGTCCCGCACGGGGAAAGACGTGGCGGGAGGAGTCGATGCCGAGCAGACCGGTCACCTCGACGCGGTAGCCGGTCTCCTCGTCCAGTTCGCGCACCACGGTGTCGAGGGGATCCTCGCCGTGCTCCATGCCGCCGCCGGGCAGCACCCACTCCGGGGTGCCGTCGGGAGCCGGTGACCGGGCGAGCAGGAGCTGTCCGTCACGGACGCACACGGCGTAGGCCGCCACTCTCGACTTCTGGCGCATGACGCGACGTTAGCGGCTCGGTTCCGGGTCCGCAGGCGAGTATCCGGG harbors:
- a CDS encoding NUDIX hydrolase; its protein translation is MRQKSRVAAYAVCVRDGQLLLARSPAPDGTPEWVLPGGGMEHGEDPLDTVVRELDEETGYRVEVTGLLGIDSSRHVFPRAGLRGPVDHHGIRIVYEGRITGGELRFEVGGSTDLAAWHDLDAVPALTRVRLVDTALAMWRERPADGRVSVPAPVAPAPPPSPPSPASGTAGPA
- the pepN gene encoding aminopeptidase N — protein: MPGENLSRDEARERAALLSVDGYDVSLDIRSAVGDPAGDEPRTFRSVTTVRFRCNEPGASTFVDLIAPSVTSVSLNGRDLDPGEVFDGARILLEDLAAENELVVDARCAYSRTGEGLHRFVDPEDGEVYLYTQYEPADSRRVFANFEQPDLKAPYRFEVRAPEEWVVWSNGAGERTDGVWRFAETKPISTYITCVVAGPYHYVTDTYTRELGDGTTLRIPLGAMCRKGLAPHFDPADVFLVTKQGLDFFHDHFDYPYPFGKYDQAFVPEYNLGAMENPGLVTFREEYIFRGKVTQASYEARANVILHEMAHMWFGDLVTMEWWDDLWLKESFADFMGTFANVGATRFTNAWITFANRRKAWAYRADQLPSTHPITADIRDLQDAKLNFDGITYAKGASVLKQLVAYVGQDAFLEGARRYFKRHAYGNTRLGDLLSVLGETSGRDMGGWARSWLQTAGVNSLTPQVLLDPEGRIDELAVLQEAPEAYPELRPHRVAIGLYRREEGRLVRYARAETDVDGPRTVVTELAGAQAPELVLVNDDDLTYCKIRFDETSLATLREHLGSMTDPLARALCWSALWNLTRDALLPASGFVELVARFAHRESDIGVLQMLHAWTGSALVHYAPRSWRTAGEALAAEVALRDLRAAEPGSEHQLAWARFFATVASSEADFELLRGLLEGTAQIDGLVVDQELRWVFLEPLVAHGLADEKALAAELARDDTASGKRHQVRCLAARPSAAVKAQAWAQLLESDSLSNALVEATIAGFDQSSQRELLAPYTERYFASIERIWAERSIQIAMTIVRGLFPALQDSPATLEATDAWLAAHGSAAPALRRLVLEARDDLARSLRAQEADATAPIG